The Linepithema humile isolate Giens D197 chromosome 7, Lhum_UNIL_v1.0, whole genome shotgun sequence genome has a window encoding:
- the LOC137000974 gene encoding putative nuclease HARBI1 — MIRIFVCRSVSDRLGVGKATAWRSIRRIVSALYTHLHTFIKWSSAEEAKDTWTTIKNKYGFPKAIGAIDGTHIKIVAPKVNPECYINRKGYHSIQLQVICDCSLKFLHCYAGQVGSIHDMRVYRLSGFQKMCTEENFPEDSHLLGDAAYGIQKYIMVPYRDNGHLTETEVTYNKIHSSARMIVERSLGLLKGRFRSILDTLPMTRTDLVAKYVVVCCILHNICLLHNDIIEIPIIVNETQFEPNRDTIDPQNKEQGIEKRNLIAQSFINP; from the exons atgaTAAGAATTTTTGTGTGCAGAAGTGTAAGTGATAGACTTGGTGTTGGAAAAGCAACAGCTTGGAGAAGCATAAGAAGAATTGTTTCTGCTCTATATACTCACTTGCATACGTTCATAAAATGGTCATCTGCAGAAGAGGCAAAAGATACCTGgacaactataaaaaataaatacggtTTTCCTAAAGCAATAGGTGCAATTGACGGCACTCACATAAAAATAGTTGCGCCAAAAGTCAATCCAGAGTGCTATATAAACAGGAAGGGATATCATTCAATACAGCTACAG GTTATATGTGACTgcagtttaaaatttttgcattgttATGCTGGACAAGTTGGTTCCATACATGACATGAGAGTCTATCGCTTATCGGGTTTTCAAAAGATGTGCACAGAAGAAAATTTTCCAGAAGATAGTCATCTGTTAGGAGATGCTGCGTATGGaatccaaaaatatataatggtTCCTTATCGAGATAATGGGCATTTGACAGAAACAGaagtaacatataataaaatacattcttcTGCGCGTATGATTGTAGAAAGGTCACTGGGACTCTTAAAAGGAAGATTCAGAAGTATTCTTGATACTTTGCCAATGACCAGGACAGATTTAGTAGCTAAATATGTAGTAGTTTGTTGCATTTTGCATAACATCTGTTTGTTACATAATGACATTATAGAAATACCAATAATAGTAAATGAAACGCAGTTTGAACCGAATCGTGATACTATTGATCCTCAAAATAAAGAACAAGGCATTGAAAAACGCAATCTTATTGCACAATCGTTTATAAAtccttaa